A window of the Ipomoea triloba cultivar NCNSP0323 chromosome 14, ASM357664v1 genome harbors these coding sequences:
- the LOC116004519 gene encoding uncharacterized protein LOC116004519 isoform X3, whose protein sequence is MSDEGEKTCPLCAEEMDPTDQQLKPCKCGYEICVWCWHHIMDMAEKDAVEGRCPACRTPYNKEKIVGTMPNCEKIVAEMNMEKKLKSQKTKCKTSDSRKQLNNMRVIQRNLVYIVGLPLNLADEELLQSKEYFGKYGRVLKVSISRTAAGAIQQFANSTCSVYITYTQEEEAVCCIQSVHGFLLDGRPLRACFGTTKYCHAWLRNVPCTNPDCLYLHEIGSQEDSFTKDEVISAYTRVQQITGATNCVQRRSGTLLPPPADDYCHNGSAALAGKPISKSLNISATSARVSPPNSSSGRSAALPAGALWGTRPSNSQPPSASLPCSNGSLRAKPDKCSDAVKFSTAVGKSSFLNADPGKQLICGEESSNNQDKSKIKISLPANQYAGADQAYVTETLGTHVLPSCSSVNSQFHGHPASKEKDGHSIKPSNPTSSFDHSMKSNRPGSQKDSDDTAKIDTQILCPDMSSLSIDRLQKSRQSFTDQSREPLSSQIESKVAVYSDESHITSDTSDSRLDLQTSFIQDVTCGNGDNSLSAYDQRPREPESSTDRSHNPNSSESFHSSTQCLLLSDNVGSIKSDMQIVGKFDSILPSSGIQGISDGYRDDIATCKTALESTDRSCFSLSNVDQRKEMKSFEGGLTGASRNIIEDMEESSIISNILSLDFDPWSEPLTSPQNLVKLLGDTDKKPPLSSFKLHSSNQSRFSFAREEEPISQTIDLEPSLCYIEQGFNNCPSHNFSTSRGFQPDNLASRRGFSLVNKDSNSFSNSYLSLSNHKSSVSRSEMSAPPGFSATSRAPPPIFMSHNRMENNFDSLPVGNYSLQTPMLRNQYQAPPTGNMVCNEDDIEFIDPAILAVHKGNVPSGSNASGLNVTSGFPLQLSTSENEGRLHFLMQRSLSPLKNQRFPDTGDSFSAFGDAYRIPSGILEQTLSSNLSAFSSVSVPESRSSVMSNGNWDIWNRINGQNDLGVSELLQTERLGLNKLYTGYEDSKFGMTNSGNLYRTYGF, encoded by the exons ATGAGTGACGAGGGAGAAAAGACCTGTCCTCTCTGTGCTGAGGAGATGGACCCGACAGATCAACAATTGAAACCCTGCAAATGTGGTTATGAG ATATGTGTTTGGTGCTGGCATCACATTATGGACATGGCTGAGAAGGATGCGGTGGAGGGCAGGTGTCCAGCATGTCGTACTCCTTATAACAAGGAAAAAATTGTTGGCACGATGCCAAACTGTGAAAA GATTGTGGCTGAGATGAATATGGAGAAAAAGCTGAAGTCACAGAAGACCAAATGTAAAACATCTGATTCAAGGAAGCAACTTAACAATATGCGAGTAATCCAAAGGAATCTTGTCTACATAGTGGGGTTGCCGCTTAATTTAGCAGATGAAGAA CTGTTGCAGAGCAAGGAATATTTTGGTAAGTATGGAAGGGTTTTGAAGGTCTCTATATCACGAACAGCAGCTGGCGCTATTCAGCAATTTGCAAATAGTACATGTAGTGT ATATATTACCTACACACAAGAGGAGGAAGCAGTTTGCTGTATCCAGTCTGTACATGGATTTCTTTTGGATGGCAGACCTCTAAG AGCATGCTTTGGAACCACAAAATACTGTCATGCATGGCTTAGAAACGTG CCTTGCACAAACCCTGATTGTCTCTACTTGCATGAAATTGGGTCACAAGAAGATAGCTTTACTAAAGATGAAGTGATATCTGCTTACACAAG AGTTCAACAAATTACGGGTGCTACAAATTGTGTACAGCGGCGGTCAGGGACTCTTTTACCACCACCAGCTGATGATTATTGCCATAATGGCTCTGCTGCTTTGGCAGGGAAACCTATTAGTAAAAGTCTAAAT ATTTCAGCTACAAGTGCCAGAGTTTCTCCCCCAAATAGTAGCTCTGGTAGATCTGCTGCTCTTCCAGCTGGAGCTCTATG GGGAACCCGTCCCTCTAATAGCCAACCACCATCTGCAAGTTTACCATGCTCAAATGGATCTCTCAGAGCAAAGCCTGACAAGTGTAGCGATGCAGTGAAATTCTCCACAGCAGTTGGAAAGAGCTCATTTTTGAATGCTGATCCAGGAAAGCAGCTAATCTGTGGTGAAGAAAGCAGCAACAATCAAGATAAAAGCAAAATAAAGATTTCACTACCTGCAAACCAGTATGCTGGTGCAGATCAAGCCTATGTTACTGAGACCCTTGGCACACATGTACTTCCTTCTTGTTCATCTGTGAACAGTCAGTTTCATGGTCACCCTGCTTCTAAGGAAAAAGATGGACATTCAATTAAACCATCAAATCCTACAAGTTCTTTTGACCACTCTATGAAGTCTAACCGACCTGGTTCTCAAAAGGATTCAGATGACACAGCCAAAATTGACACTCAGATATTATGCCCAGATATGTCGTCATTAAGTATTGATAGACTTCAAAAGTCGCGACAGAGTTTTACTGATCAATCAAGGGAGCCATTGAGTTCCCAGATAGAAAGCAAAGTTGCAGTGTACTCTGATGAGAGTCACATAACAAGTGATACATCTGATTCGAGACTGGATTTGCAAACTTCATTTATACAGGATGTTACTTGTGGAAATGGAGATAATTCTTTATCTGCTTATGACCAAAGGCCTAGGGAACCAGAATCAAGTACTGACAGAAGCCACAATCCAAATTCATCAGAGTCTTTTCATTCTTCAACTCAGTGTCTTCTACTGTCTGACAATGTTGGATCTATTAAATCTGATATGCAAATTGTAGGGAAGTTTGACTCAATATTACCGTCTTCAGGTATACAAGGGATCTCTGATGGATATCGGGATGACATAGCTACCTGTAAAACTGCTTTGGAAAGCACCGATAGAAGTTGCTTCTCATTGTCTAATGTAGATCAGAGGAAGGAAATGAAAAGCTTTGAAGGTGGACTTACAGGTGCTAGCCGCAATATCATAGAAGATATGGAAGAAAGTagtataatatcaaatattttgtCATTAGATTTTGATCCATGGAGTGAGCCATTAACTTCGCCTCAGAACTTGGTCAAGTTGTTAGGGGATACTGATAAAAAACCACCACTAAGCTCATTCAAGCTACACAGCAGTAATCAGTCAAGATTCTCCTTTGCAAGAGAGGAGGAACCTATAAGTCAAACAATTGATTTGGAACCATCTCTTTGTTATATTGAGcaaggttttaataattgtCCCAGCCACAATTTCTCCACTAGCAGAGGCTTTCAACCAGATAATCTTGCCAGTCGGCGTGGTTTCTCTCTAGTAAATAAGGACTCTAATAGTTTTTCCAACAGTTACCTTTCTCTCTCTAACCACAAATCATCAG TCTCAAGATCTGAGATGTCAGCCCCACCAGGATTTTCAGCAACTAGCAGAGCTCCACCGCCAATCTTTATGTCTCATAATAGAATGGAGAATAATTTTGACTCTCTCCCTG TAGGGAACTACTCACTTCAAACTCCTATGTTGAGGAATCAATATCAGGCTCCACCAACTGGAAATATGGTCTGCAATGAGGATGATATTGAGTTTATAGATCCTGCAATTTTGGCAGTGCATAAAGGGAACGTTCCAAGTGGCTCTAATGCCTCAGGCTTAAATGTGACTTCAGGCTTTCCTCTGCAACTGAGCACTTCTGAAAATGAGGGAAGACTTCATTTTTTAATGCAAAGATCACTTTCTCCACTTAAGAACCAGAGATTTCCTGATACTGGGGACAGTTTTTCTGCCTTTGGTGATGCTTATAGAATTCCTTCTGGGATTTTGGAGCAAACTCTCTCCAGTAATCTCTCCGCATTTTCATCAGTCAGTGTTCCTGAATCTAGGAGCTCTGTTATGTCAAATGGCAACTGGGACATCTGGAACAGGATTAATGGTCAAAATGATTTGGGTGTATCTGAGCTCCTTCAAACAGAAAGGCTGGGTCTTAACAAGCTCTATACTGGATATGAGGATTCTAAGTTTGGTATGACTAATTCAGGCAATTTATATAGAACTTATGGGTTCTAA
- the LOC116004519 gene encoding uncharacterized protein LOC116004519 isoform X1: MSDEGEKTCPLCAEEMDPTDQQLKPCKCGYEICVWCWHHIMDMAEKDAVEGRCPACRTPYNKEKIVGTMPNCEKIVAEMNMEKKLKSQKTKCKTSDSRKQLNNMRVIQRNLVYIVGLPLNLADEELLQSKEYFGKYGRVLKVSISRTAAGAIQQFANSTCSVYITYTQEEEAVCCIQSVHGFLLDGRPLRACFGTTKYCHAWLRNVPCTNPDCLYLHEIGSQEDSFTKDEVISAYTRSRVQQITGATNCVQRRSGTLLPPPADDYCHNGSAALAGKPISKSLNISATSARVSPPNSSSGRSAALPAGALWGTRPSNSQPPSASLPCSNGSLRAKPDKCSDAVKFSTAVGKSSFLNADPGKQLICGEESSNNQDKSKIKISLPANQYAGADQAYVTETLGTHVLPSCSSVNSQFHGHPASKEKDGHSIKPSNPTSSFDHSMKSNRPGSQKDSDDTAKIDTQILCPDMSSLSIDRLQKSRQSFTDQSREPLSSQIESKVAVYSDESHITSDTSDSRLDLQTSFIQDVTCGNGDNSLSAYDQRPREPESSTDRSHNPNSSESFHSSTQCLLLSDNVGSIKSDMQIVGKFDSILPSSGIQGISDGYRDDIATCKTALESTDRSCFSLSNVDQRKEMKSFEGGLTGASRNIIEDMEESSIISNILSLDFDPWSEPLTSPQNLVKLLGDTDKKPPLSSFKLHSSNQSRFSFAREEEPISQTIDLEPSLCYIEQGFNNCPSHNFSTSRGFQPDNLASRRGFSLVNKDSNSFSNSYLSLSNHKSSVSRSEMSAPPGFSATSRAPPPIFMSHNRMENNFDSLPVGNYSLQTPMLRNQYQAPPTGNMVCNEDDIEFIDPAILAVHKGNVPSGSNASGLNVTSGFPLQLSTSENEGRLHFLMQRSLSPLKNQRFPDTGDSFSAFGDAYRIPSGILEQTLSSNLSAFSSVSVPESRSSVMSNGNWDIWNRINGQNDLGVSELLQTERLGLNKLYTGYEDSKFGMTNSGNLYRTYGF, encoded by the exons ATGAGTGACGAGGGAGAAAAGACCTGTCCTCTCTGTGCTGAGGAGATGGACCCGACAGATCAACAATTGAAACCCTGCAAATGTGGTTATGAG ATATGTGTTTGGTGCTGGCATCACATTATGGACATGGCTGAGAAGGATGCGGTGGAGGGCAGGTGTCCAGCATGTCGTACTCCTTATAACAAGGAAAAAATTGTTGGCACGATGCCAAACTGTGAAAA GATTGTGGCTGAGATGAATATGGAGAAAAAGCTGAAGTCACAGAAGACCAAATGTAAAACATCTGATTCAAGGAAGCAACTTAACAATATGCGAGTAATCCAAAGGAATCTTGTCTACATAGTGGGGTTGCCGCTTAATTTAGCAGATGAAGAA CTGTTGCAGAGCAAGGAATATTTTGGTAAGTATGGAAGGGTTTTGAAGGTCTCTATATCACGAACAGCAGCTGGCGCTATTCAGCAATTTGCAAATAGTACATGTAGTGT ATATATTACCTACACACAAGAGGAGGAAGCAGTTTGCTGTATCCAGTCTGTACATGGATTTCTTTTGGATGGCAGACCTCTAAG AGCATGCTTTGGAACCACAAAATACTGTCATGCATGGCTTAGAAACGTG CCTTGCACAAACCCTGATTGTCTCTACTTGCATGAAATTGGGTCACAAGAAGATAGCTTTACTAAAGATGAAGTGATATCTGCTTACACAAG GAGTAGAGTTCAACAAATTACGGGTGCTACAAATTGTGTACAGCGGCGGTCAGGGACTCTTTTACCACCACCAGCTGATGATTATTGCCATAATGGCTCTGCTGCTTTGGCAGGGAAACCTATTAGTAAAAGTCTAAAT ATTTCAGCTACAAGTGCCAGAGTTTCTCCCCCAAATAGTAGCTCTGGTAGATCTGCTGCTCTTCCAGCTGGAGCTCTATG GGGAACCCGTCCCTCTAATAGCCAACCACCATCTGCAAGTTTACCATGCTCAAATGGATCTCTCAGAGCAAAGCCTGACAAGTGTAGCGATGCAGTGAAATTCTCCACAGCAGTTGGAAAGAGCTCATTTTTGAATGCTGATCCAGGAAAGCAGCTAATCTGTGGTGAAGAAAGCAGCAACAATCAAGATAAAAGCAAAATAAAGATTTCACTACCTGCAAACCAGTATGCTGGTGCAGATCAAGCCTATGTTACTGAGACCCTTGGCACACATGTACTTCCTTCTTGTTCATCTGTGAACAGTCAGTTTCATGGTCACCCTGCTTCTAAGGAAAAAGATGGACATTCAATTAAACCATCAAATCCTACAAGTTCTTTTGACCACTCTATGAAGTCTAACCGACCTGGTTCTCAAAAGGATTCAGATGACACAGCCAAAATTGACACTCAGATATTATGCCCAGATATGTCGTCATTAAGTATTGATAGACTTCAAAAGTCGCGACAGAGTTTTACTGATCAATCAAGGGAGCCATTGAGTTCCCAGATAGAAAGCAAAGTTGCAGTGTACTCTGATGAGAGTCACATAACAAGTGATACATCTGATTCGAGACTGGATTTGCAAACTTCATTTATACAGGATGTTACTTGTGGAAATGGAGATAATTCTTTATCTGCTTATGACCAAAGGCCTAGGGAACCAGAATCAAGTACTGACAGAAGCCACAATCCAAATTCATCAGAGTCTTTTCATTCTTCAACTCAGTGTCTTCTACTGTCTGACAATGTTGGATCTATTAAATCTGATATGCAAATTGTAGGGAAGTTTGACTCAATATTACCGTCTTCAGGTATACAAGGGATCTCTGATGGATATCGGGATGACATAGCTACCTGTAAAACTGCTTTGGAAAGCACCGATAGAAGTTGCTTCTCATTGTCTAATGTAGATCAGAGGAAGGAAATGAAAAGCTTTGAAGGTGGACTTACAGGTGCTAGCCGCAATATCATAGAAGATATGGAAGAAAGTagtataatatcaaatattttgtCATTAGATTTTGATCCATGGAGTGAGCCATTAACTTCGCCTCAGAACTTGGTCAAGTTGTTAGGGGATACTGATAAAAAACCACCACTAAGCTCATTCAAGCTACACAGCAGTAATCAGTCAAGATTCTCCTTTGCAAGAGAGGAGGAACCTATAAGTCAAACAATTGATTTGGAACCATCTCTTTGTTATATTGAGcaaggttttaataattgtCCCAGCCACAATTTCTCCACTAGCAGAGGCTTTCAACCAGATAATCTTGCCAGTCGGCGTGGTTTCTCTCTAGTAAATAAGGACTCTAATAGTTTTTCCAACAGTTACCTTTCTCTCTCTAACCACAAATCATCAG TCTCAAGATCTGAGATGTCAGCCCCACCAGGATTTTCAGCAACTAGCAGAGCTCCACCGCCAATCTTTATGTCTCATAATAGAATGGAGAATAATTTTGACTCTCTCCCTG TAGGGAACTACTCACTTCAAACTCCTATGTTGAGGAATCAATATCAGGCTCCACCAACTGGAAATATGGTCTGCAATGAGGATGATATTGAGTTTATAGATCCTGCAATTTTGGCAGTGCATAAAGGGAACGTTCCAAGTGGCTCTAATGCCTCAGGCTTAAATGTGACTTCAGGCTTTCCTCTGCAACTGAGCACTTCTGAAAATGAGGGAAGACTTCATTTTTTAATGCAAAGATCACTTTCTCCACTTAAGAACCAGAGATTTCCTGATACTGGGGACAGTTTTTCTGCCTTTGGTGATGCTTATAGAATTCCTTCTGGGATTTTGGAGCAAACTCTCTCCAGTAATCTCTCCGCATTTTCATCAGTCAGTGTTCCTGAATCTAGGAGCTCTGTTATGTCAAATGGCAACTGGGACATCTGGAACAGGATTAATGGTCAAAATGATTTGGGTGTATCTGAGCTCCTTCAAACAGAAAGGCTGGGTCTTAACAAGCTCTATACTGGATATGAGGATTCTAAGTTTGGTATGACTAATTCAGGCAATTTATATAGAACTTATGGGTTCTAA
- the LOC116004519 gene encoding uncharacterized protein LOC116004519 isoform X2, with product MSDEGEKTCPLCAEEMDPTDQQLKPCKCGYEICVWCWHHIMDMAEKDAVEGRCPACRTPYNKEKIVGTMPNCEKIVAEMNMEKKLKSQKTKCKTSDSRKQLNNMRVIQRNLVYIVGLPLNLADEELLQSKEYFGKYGRVLKVSISRTAAGAIQQFANSTCSVYITYTQEEEAVCCIQSVHGFLLDGRPLRACFGTTKYCHAWLRNVPCTNPDCLYLHEIGSQEDSFTKDEVISAYTRSRVQQITGATNCVQRRSGTLLPPPADDYCHNGSAALAGKPISKSLNISATSARVSPPNSSSGRSAALPAGALWGTRPSNSQPPSASLPCSNGSLRAKPDKCSDAVKFSTAVGKSSFLNADPGKQLICGEESSNNQDKSKIKISLPANQYAGADQAYVTETLGTHVLPSCSSVNSQFHGHPASKEKDGHSIKPSNPTSSFDHSMKSNRPGSQKDSDDTAKIDTQILCPDMSSLSIDRLQKSRQSFTDQSREPLSSQIESKVAVYSDESHITSDTSDSRLDLQTSFIQDVTCGNGDNSLSAYDQRPREPESSTDRSHNPNSSESFHSSTQCLLLSDNVGSIKSDMQIVGKFDSILPSSGIQGISDGYRDDIATCKTALESTDRSCFSLSNVDQRKEMKSFEGGLTGASRNIIEDMEESSIISNILSLDFDPWSEPLTSPQNLVKLLGDTDKKPPLSSFKLHSSNQSRFSFAREEEPISQTIDLEPSLCYIEQGFNNCPSHNFSTSRGFQPDNLASRRGFSLVNKDSNSFSNSYLSLSNHKSSVSRSEMSAPPGFSATSRAPPPIFMSHNRMENNFDSLPGNYSLQTPMLRNQYQAPPTGNMVCNEDDIEFIDPAILAVHKGNVPSGSNASGLNVTSGFPLQLSTSENEGRLHFLMQRSLSPLKNQRFPDTGDSFSAFGDAYRIPSGILEQTLSSNLSAFSSVSVPESRSSVMSNGNWDIWNRINGQNDLGVSELLQTERLGLNKLYTGYEDSKFGMTNSGNLYRTYGF from the exons ATGAGTGACGAGGGAGAAAAGACCTGTCCTCTCTGTGCTGAGGAGATGGACCCGACAGATCAACAATTGAAACCCTGCAAATGTGGTTATGAG ATATGTGTTTGGTGCTGGCATCACATTATGGACATGGCTGAGAAGGATGCGGTGGAGGGCAGGTGTCCAGCATGTCGTACTCCTTATAACAAGGAAAAAATTGTTGGCACGATGCCAAACTGTGAAAA GATTGTGGCTGAGATGAATATGGAGAAAAAGCTGAAGTCACAGAAGACCAAATGTAAAACATCTGATTCAAGGAAGCAACTTAACAATATGCGAGTAATCCAAAGGAATCTTGTCTACATAGTGGGGTTGCCGCTTAATTTAGCAGATGAAGAA CTGTTGCAGAGCAAGGAATATTTTGGTAAGTATGGAAGGGTTTTGAAGGTCTCTATATCACGAACAGCAGCTGGCGCTATTCAGCAATTTGCAAATAGTACATGTAGTGT ATATATTACCTACACACAAGAGGAGGAAGCAGTTTGCTGTATCCAGTCTGTACATGGATTTCTTTTGGATGGCAGACCTCTAAG AGCATGCTTTGGAACCACAAAATACTGTCATGCATGGCTTAGAAACGTG CCTTGCACAAACCCTGATTGTCTCTACTTGCATGAAATTGGGTCACAAGAAGATAGCTTTACTAAAGATGAAGTGATATCTGCTTACACAAG GAGTAGAGTTCAACAAATTACGGGTGCTACAAATTGTGTACAGCGGCGGTCAGGGACTCTTTTACCACCACCAGCTGATGATTATTGCCATAATGGCTCTGCTGCTTTGGCAGGGAAACCTATTAGTAAAAGTCTAAAT ATTTCAGCTACAAGTGCCAGAGTTTCTCCCCCAAATAGTAGCTCTGGTAGATCTGCTGCTCTTCCAGCTGGAGCTCTATG GGGAACCCGTCCCTCTAATAGCCAACCACCATCTGCAAGTTTACCATGCTCAAATGGATCTCTCAGAGCAAAGCCTGACAAGTGTAGCGATGCAGTGAAATTCTCCACAGCAGTTGGAAAGAGCTCATTTTTGAATGCTGATCCAGGAAAGCAGCTAATCTGTGGTGAAGAAAGCAGCAACAATCAAGATAAAAGCAAAATAAAGATTTCACTACCTGCAAACCAGTATGCTGGTGCAGATCAAGCCTATGTTACTGAGACCCTTGGCACACATGTACTTCCTTCTTGTTCATCTGTGAACAGTCAGTTTCATGGTCACCCTGCTTCTAAGGAAAAAGATGGACATTCAATTAAACCATCAAATCCTACAAGTTCTTTTGACCACTCTATGAAGTCTAACCGACCTGGTTCTCAAAAGGATTCAGATGACACAGCCAAAATTGACACTCAGATATTATGCCCAGATATGTCGTCATTAAGTATTGATAGACTTCAAAAGTCGCGACAGAGTTTTACTGATCAATCAAGGGAGCCATTGAGTTCCCAGATAGAAAGCAAAGTTGCAGTGTACTCTGATGAGAGTCACATAACAAGTGATACATCTGATTCGAGACTGGATTTGCAAACTTCATTTATACAGGATGTTACTTGTGGAAATGGAGATAATTCTTTATCTGCTTATGACCAAAGGCCTAGGGAACCAGAATCAAGTACTGACAGAAGCCACAATCCAAATTCATCAGAGTCTTTTCATTCTTCAACTCAGTGTCTTCTACTGTCTGACAATGTTGGATCTATTAAATCTGATATGCAAATTGTAGGGAAGTTTGACTCAATATTACCGTCTTCAGGTATACAAGGGATCTCTGATGGATATCGGGATGACATAGCTACCTGTAAAACTGCTTTGGAAAGCACCGATAGAAGTTGCTTCTCATTGTCTAATGTAGATCAGAGGAAGGAAATGAAAAGCTTTGAAGGTGGACTTACAGGTGCTAGCCGCAATATCATAGAAGATATGGAAGAAAGTagtataatatcaaatattttgtCATTAGATTTTGATCCATGGAGTGAGCCATTAACTTCGCCTCAGAACTTGGTCAAGTTGTTAGGGGATACTGATAAAAAACCACCACTAAGCTCATTCAAGCTACACAGCAGTAATCAGTCAAGATTCTCCTTTGCAAGAGAGGAGGAACCTATAAGTCAAACAATTGATTTGGAACCATCTCTTTGTTATATTGAGcaaggttttaataattgtCCCAGCCACAATTTCTCCACTAGCAGAGGCTTTCAACCAGATAATCTTGCCAGTCGGCGTGGTTTCTCTCTAGTAAATAAGGACTCTAATAGTTTTTCCAACAGTTACCTTTCTCTCTCTAACCACAAATCATCAG TCTCAAGATCTGAGATGTCAGCCCCACCAGGATTTTCAGCAACTAGCAGAGCTCCACCGCCAATCTTTATGTCTCATAATAGAATGGAGAATAATTTTGACTCTCTCCCTG GGAACTACTCACTTCAAACTCCTATGTTGAGGAATCAATATCAGGCTCCACCAACTGGAAATATGGTCTGCAATGAGGATGATATTGAGTTTATAGATCCTGCAATTTTGGCAGTGCATAAAGGGAACGTTCCAAGTGGCTCTAATGCCTCAGGCTTAAATGTGACTTCAGGCTTTCCTCTGCAACTGAGCACTTCTGAAAATGAGGGAAGACTTCATTTTTTAATGCAAAGATCACTTTCTCCACTTAAGAACCAGAGATTTCCTGATACTGGGGACAGTTTTTCTGCCTTTGGTGATGCTTATAGAATTCCTTCTGGGATTTTGGAGCAAACTCTCTCCAGTAATCTCTCCGCATTTTCATCAGTCAGTGTTCCTGAATCTAGGAGCTCTGTTATGTCAAATGGCAACTGGGACATCTGGAACAGGATTAATGGTCAAAATGATTTGGGTGTATCTGAGCTCCTTCAAACAGAAAGGCTGGGTCTTAACAAGCTCTATACTGGATATGAGGATTCTAAGTTTGGTATGACTAATTCAGGCAATTTATATAGAACTTATGGGTTCTAA